From the genome of Nakamurella flavida, one region includes:
- a CDS encoding response regulator transcription factor, translating to MTNAPFPSVQAREERASLKGPDGRPIRVLVVDDESTLAELVGLALRYEGWDVRTAGDGMTALAIARDFRPDLAVLDVMLPDIDGLEVLRRLRTDMERMPVLFLTARDDVNDRIAGLTAGGDDYVTKPFSVEELVLRLRALLRRSHVALTSDSSMVAVGDLTLDEDSREVHRGGELIQLTATEFELLRFFMRNPKRVLSKAQILDRVWNYDFGGQANIVELYVSYLRKKIDAGRAPMIHTMRGFGYVLKPAV from the coding sequence ATGACCAACGCACCCTTCCCCTCCGTGCAGGCCCGCGAGGAGCGCGCGTCGCTCAAGGGACCCGACGGCCGCCCGATCCGGGTGCTGGTCGTCGACGACGAGTCGACGCTGGCCGAACTGGTCGGGCTGGCGCTGCGCTACGAGGGATGGGACGTGCGGACCGCCGGCGACGGGATGACCGCGCTGGCCATCGCCCGGGACTTCCGCCCGGACCTGGCCGTGCTGGACGTGATGCTGCCGGACATCGACGGCCTGGAGGTGCTGCGGCGGCTGCGCACCGACATGGAGCGCATGCCGGTGCTCTTCCTGACCGCCCGCGACGACGTCAACGACCGCATCGCCGGCCTCACCGCCGGTGGGGACGACTACGTGACGAAGCCGTTCTCGGTCGAGGAACTGGTGCTGCGCCTGCGGGCCCTGCTGCGTCGCTCGCACGTCGCGCTGACGTCGGACTCGTCGATGGTCGCCGTCGGAGATCTCACCCTGGACGAGGACTCCCGCGAGGTGCACCGGGGCGGCGAGCTCATCCAGCTCACCGCCACCGAGTTCGAGCTGCTGCGGTTCTTCATGCGCAACCCCAAGCGGGTGCTGTCCAAGGCGCAGATCCTGGACCGGGTGTGGAACTACGATTTCGGCGGCCAGGCCAACATCGTCGAGCTCTACGTGTCCTATCTCCGCAAGAAGATCGACGCCGGGCGCGCCCCGATGATCCACACCATGAGGGGCTTCGGATATGTCCTCAAGCCGGCGGTCTGA
- a CDS encoding sensor histidine kinase: MAPTGRRRTLTLRTKLTVWMTALIVAVCAVIAVATEVAISGYLVHQLDERLTSAQKRTEQGAGGIDRDGDAGGGIVPRPYPTTGTDCGGPSFLVAGGASDGTLGARVVDGTVESAGVVQSAASCTVVPDAVAAELAGLVPGATPQTITLAGFGDYRVSAAEGRYGDVLITGLPLADVQDTQRRLAVVMALVSGIALLAGGLAVLLIVRRAVRPLERVAATAREVATLPLDRGEVDLGVRVPARDTDPRTEVGQVGAALNQMLGHVSGALSARQASETRVRQFVADASHELRTPLAAIRGYAELARREGDDPEGVAHALRRVQSESERMTSLVDDLLLLARLDSGRPLDRTEVDLTMLVIDAVSDAQVAGRDHHWRLDLPDEPVATVGDPARLHQIVANLLANARTHTPPGTTVVTGVAGDADGVRIEVRDDGPGIPAGLQPEIFHRFVRGDSSRSRTAGSTGLGLAIVAAVTAAHTGRVEVDSRPGRTVFTVHLPVSGADVAPAVPESFVPAETDRP, from the coding sequence ATGGCACCGACGGGACGGCGCCGCACCCTGACCCTGCGCACCAAGCTCACCGTCTGGATGACCGCGCTGATCGTGGCGGTCTGCGCCGTCATCGCGGTGGCCACCGAGGTGGCGATCAGCGGGTACCTGGTCCACCAGCTCGACGAGCGGCTGACCTCGGCGCAGAAACGCACCGAGCAGGGCGCCGGCGGGATCGACCGCGACGGCGACGCGGGCGGGGGGATCGTGCCCCGCCCGTACCCGACCACCGGGACGGACTGCGGTGGCCCGTCCTTCCTCGTCGCCGGCGGGGCGTCGGACGGCACTCTGGGGGCCCGGGTGGTCGACGGCACCGTCGAGTCGGCCGGGGTCGTGCAGAGTGCCGCGTCCTGCACGGTGGTCCCGGACGCCGTGGCCGCGGAGCTGGCCGGGCTGGTCCCCGGTGCGACACCGCAGACCATCACCCTGGCCGGGTTCGGCGACTACCGGGTGAGCGCCGCCGAGGGGCGCTATGGCGACGTGCTGATCACCGGCCTGCCCCTGGCCGACGTGCAGGACACCCAGCGCCGGCTGGCCGTGGTGATGGCCCTGGTGTCCGGGATCGCCCTGCTGGCCGGTGGTCTCGCCGTCCTGCTGATCGTCCGCCGAGCCGTGCGGCCGCTGGAGCGGGTGGCCGCCACGGCGCGGGAGGTGGCGACCCTGCCGCTGGACCGCGGCGAGGTCGACCTGGGCGTGCGGGTGCCCGCCCGCGACACCGACCCCCGCACCGAGGTCGGTCAGGTCGGCGCCGCCCTCAACCAGATGCTGGGGCACGTGTCCGGGGCGCTGTCGGCCCGGCAGGCCTCGGAGACCCGGGTCCGGCAGTTCGTGGCCGACGCCTCCCACGAGCTGCGGACCCCGCTGGCCGCCATCCGCGGGTACGCCGAGCTGGCCCGCCGGGAGGGGGACGACCCCGAGGGGGTCGCCCACGCCCTGCGCCGCGTGCAGTCCGAGTCCGAGCGGATGACCAGCCTGGTCGACGACCTGCTGCTGCTGGCCCGACTGGACTCCGGGCGGCCACTGGACCGCACCGAGGTCGACCTGACCATGCTGGTGATCGACGCCGTGTCCGACGCGCAGGTCGCCGGCCGGGACCACCACTGGCGGTTGGACCTGCCGGACGAACCCGTCGCCACCGTCGGCGATCCCGCCCGGTTGCACCAGATCGTGGCCAACCTGCTGGCCAACGCCCGCACCCACACCCCGCCCGGCACCACCGTCGTCACCGGTGTCGCGGGGGACGCCGACGGTGTCCGCATCGAGGTCCGGGACGACGGCCCCGGCATCCCGGCCGGGCTGCAGCCGGAGATCTTCCACCGCTTCGTCCGCGGCGACTCGTCCCGGTCCCGGACCGCGGGATCGACCGGCCTCGGGCTGGCCATCGTCGCCGCGGTCACCGCGGCGCACACCGGTCGGGTGGAGGTGGACAGCCGACCGGGCCGGACGGTCTTCACCGTCCACCTGCCGGTCTCCGGGGCCGACGTCGCGCCGGCCGTCCCGGAATCGTTCGTCCCGGCCGAGACCGACCGCCCCTGA
- a CDS encoding N-acetylglucosamine-6-phosphate deacetylase, whose translation MLITADTVVAGGRLLRPGWVRTDGAVVVATGAGPVEPDPGGPEVALGARVVVPGFVDVHVHGGGGGSFPDGDPVGALRAVDLHRRHGTTTLLASLVTGSPGRLVAAVSALRELVADGALAGIHLEGPWISEKRCGAHPLAELRDASDQEVDALVRAGAGAVRMATLAPERSGGLRAVGRLVDAGVVVAVGHTDASYEVTRAAVDAGATVGTHLFNAMRPVHHREPGPVPALLEDDRVTVELIMDGVHLHPAVYRLVAASAGAGRIALVTDAMAAAGGGDGAFTLGDLRVEVRNGVARLPGTEVVAGSTATMPDVFGGAVRAGADDPDRALLDAVRQTSTTPAAVLGLGTVGDLVPGSSADLVVLDDGYRATAVLHRGRWVDGVG comes from the coding sequence ATGCTGATCACCGCGGACACCGTCGTCGCCGGCGGCCGGCTGCTCCGCCCGGGGTGGGTGCGCACCGACGGGGCCGTCGTCGTCGCGACCGGCGCCGGGCCGGTCGAGCCCGATCCGGGTGGGCCGGAGGTCGCCCTGGGGGCCCGGGTGGTCGTCCCGGGGTTCGTCGACGTCCACGTGCACGGCGGCGGGGGCGGCAGTTTCCCGGACGGGGATCCGGTCGGGGCGCTGCGCGCCGTCGACCTGCACCGGCGCCACGGCACGACCACGCTGCTCGCCTCCCTGGTCACCGGCTCGCCCGGTCGACTGGTGGCCGCGGTGTCGGCGCTCCGGGAACTCGTCGCGGACGGGGCGCTGGCCGGGATCCATCTCGAGGGCCCGTGGATCTCGGAGAAGCGCTGCGGTGCACATCCTCTCGCGGAGCTCCGGGATGCCAGCGACCAGGAGGTCGACGCGCTGGTGCGGGCCGGTGCCGGTGCCGTCCGGATGGCGACCCTGGCCCCCGAGCGGTCGGGAGGTCTGCGAGCCGTCGGTCGGCTGGTCGACGCCGGTGTCGTCGTCGCCGTCGGGCACACCGATGCCTCGTACGAGGTGACCCGCGCGGCCGTCGACGCCGGCGCCACCGTGGGCACGCACCTGTTCAACGCGATGCGCCCGGTGCACCATCGCGAGCCGGGGCCGGTGCCCGCCCTCCTCGAGGACGACCGGGTCACCGTCGAACTGATCATGGACGGGGTCCACCTGCACCCGGCGGTGTACCGGCTCGTCGCGGCGTCGGCCGGGGCCGGGCGCATCGCCCTGGTCACCGACGCCATGGCCGCGGCCGGGGGCGGCGACGGCGCCTTCACCCTGGGCGATCTGCGGGTCGAGGTCCGGAACGGAGTGGCCAGGCTGCCGGGCACCGAGGTGGTGGCCGGGAGCACGGCCACCATGCCGGACGTCTTCGGCGGGGCCGTCCGGGCCGGCGCCGACGATCCCGATCGGGCCCTGCTGGACGCGGTCCGGCAGACCTCGACCACGCCCGCCGCGGTCCTCGGTCTGGGGACGGTGGGTGACCTGGTCCCCGGGTCGTCCGCCGATCTGGTCGTGCTGGACGACGGGTACCGGGCCACCGCCGTCCTGCACCGCGGTCGATGGGTGGACGGGGTCGGCTGA
- a CDS encoding EamA family transporter has translation MRAGVGRVPPWGLAVTAMFSVQLGSALSVGLVDEIGPAGTAWLRLSFGAVVLVLLARPPLRSVRRADLPTLLGLGVATGGMTIAFLAALERIPLGTAVAIEFLGPLGVAALRSGSRRALAWPGLALVGVVLLTEPWTGRVDAVGIAAAAAAAVGWAVYIVLTRRIGDRFSGIRGLAFTIPVAAVTAALVGVPQSAGRMTVGVLLVAAGVALLVPVLTFALEMLALRRMTATAFGTLMAVEPAFAVLLGLLVLHQRPSPAQAVGIAMVVAAGAAAQRGGRRDRPGPRPGGPGTPTPAQEAAC, from the coding sequence ATGAGGGCCGGAGTCGGTCGGGTGCCGCCGTGGGGGCTGGCGGTCACGGCCATGTTCTCGGTCCAGCTGGGCTCGGCCCTCTCGGTCGGTCTGGTCGACGAGATAGGTCCGGCCGGGACCGCCTGGCTCAGGCTGTCCTTCGGAGCCGTCGTCCTGGTGCTCCTCGCCCGCCCGCCGCTGCGGTCGGTCCGTCGCGCTGATCTGCCGACCCTGCTCGGCCTCGGCGTGGCCACCGGCGGCATGACCATCGCCTTCCTCGCCGCCCTGGAACGGATCCCCCTGGGGACGGCCGTGGCCATCGAGTTCCTCGGCCCGCTGGGGGTGGCCGCCCTGCGCAGCGGGAGTCGGCGTGCGCTGGCCTGGCCGGGCCTCGCCCTGGTCGGGGTCGTGCTGCTCACCGAGCCGTGGACGGGGCGCGTCGACGCCGTCGGGATCGCCGCCGCCGCGGCGGCGGCCGTCGGGTGGGCCGTCTACATCGTGCTGACCCGGCGCATCGGCGACCGGTTCAGCGGCATCCGGGGATTGGCCTTCACCATCCCGGTCGCCGCGGTCACCGCGGCCCTGGTCGGGGTGCCGCAGTCCGCCGGCCGGATGACCGTCGGCGTGCTGCTCGTCGCGGCCGGGGTCGCGTTGCTCGTCCCGGTGCTGACGTTCGCGCTGGAGATGCTCGCGCTGCGGCGGATGACCGCCACCGCCTTCGGCACCCTGATGGCCGTCGAACCCGCGTTCGCCGTCCTGCTCGGGTTGCTCGTCCTGCACCAGCGGCCGAGCCCGGCGCAGGCCGTGGGGATCGCGATGGTCGTCGCCGCCGGTGCGGCCGCGCAGCGCGGCGGACGACGCGATCGTCCCGGACCCCGCCCGGGCGGTCCGGGCACCCCGACCCCGGCCCAGGAGGCAGCATGCTGA
- a CDS encoding B3/B4 domain-containing protein translates to MSEPVTPPDPTRRPGLQGVLDGARVDDAVFALRPDYRAVLVVVDGLVSGPSDARSEAMVAAAEESARITLRDTPVDRLPLVACWRDAYRAFGAKPQRTRSSVEALLRRAATGLPRVNRLTDLYNAVSVLHRIPLGGEDLARYVGPPALIRATGTEVFDTVDGGVPVVEHPEPGEVIWTDDAGVTCRRWNWRQARRTRLEDDTTRALFILDALDPLTDDALGAAADDLCTALGRLGPDVRIARRTIAAPGPHVDIPAPTTGPVR, encoded by the coding sequence ATGTCTGAGCCCGTGACACCACCCGATCCGACGAGACGGCCTGGCCTGCAGGGGGTCCTGGACGGCGCCCGGGTGGACGACGCGGTGTTCGCCCTCCGCCCGGACTACCGCGCCGTTCTCGTCGTGGTCGACGGGTTGGTCTCCGGCCCGAGCGACGCGCGATCCGAGGCGATGGTCGCGGCGGCGGAGGAATCCGCCCGGATCACCCTGCGCGACACGCCCGTGGACCGGCTGCCGCTGGTCGCCTGCTGGCGGGACGCCTACCGCGCCTTCGGGGCCAAGCCGCAACGCACCCGCAGCAGTGTCGAGGCGCTGCTGCGGCGCGCGGCGACCGGGCTCCCGCGGGTGAACCGGCTCACCGATCTGTACAACGCCGTGTCCGTCCTGCACCGGATCCCGCTGGGTGGGGAGGATCTCGCCCGCTACGTCGGTCCGCCGGCGCTGATCCGGGCCACCGGGACCGAGGTGTTCGACACGGTGGACGGCGGGGTCCCGGTGGTCGAGCACCCCGAGCCCGGGGAGGTGATCTGGACCGACGACGCGGGCGTGACGTGCCGGCGCTGGAACTGGCGCCAGGCCCGCCGCACCCGACTCGAGGACGACACCACCCGCGCCCTGTTCATCCTCGACGCCCTGGACCCGCTGACCGACGACGCGCTGGGTGCCGCGGCCGACGACCTGTGCACGGCGCTCGGCCGGCTGGGCCCGGACGTCCGCATCGCCCGCCGGACCATCGCCGCGCCGGGTCCGCACGTCGACATCCCGGCTCCGACAACAGGTCCCGTCCGATGA